One window of the Cotesia glomerata isolate CgM1 linkage group LG10, MPM_Cglom_v2.3, whole genome shotgun sequence genome contains the following:
- the LOC123272547 gene encoding protein ECT2 isoform X6, whose amino-acid sequence MEERSVHSSISDINSEEPAKTEPINLPRKKRICLVGLASTDPALGTAAQQFGVPVLKSETGAEYIDDTTYCTYFVLKHFEGSEYEILHKSPHRILGPTALLQLADKKESLPSINRPMYSRSMLGTVVVFTGFRKKDELTRLINMIHSMGGSIRKEMGAKVTHLIANCCGGDKYRYAVTFRVPIMSMNWVVALWDAKNDATRYGNNDDVINHFKLKPFFGARVCFFGFPEDEKRHMCEVLQQQGGEPTEIDDPECSHVVVDESNVNTLPDLTSMRAYIVKAEWFWTSVQNEGAADEKEYLFEDYLESMLSPSASIRKDSQQAATPTTASTRRKRKRLAETLSSLVQNGADSPAVHKRRSSISDAGHLSVSGSFLDCTASPDKQMLDDIPEVEAVNTETARKNLSPRHQVFLELVQTESNYVGILSTIMTLFKSPLEDYIETSNELLNSTEAKIIFGNFPPIYEVHKKMLEELRYSAAHWTEDISIGNIFLKYAPDLMKAYPPYVNFFENTKEMLEQCDQNKPRFHAFLKICQTKPECGRQSLKELMIKPVQRLPSISLLLTDILKHTNKNNPDHSALELSISSIKEVMTYINEDKRKTEGQLAMFDIFNEIDNCPPHLVSSHRSFIGKCEVMELSEGLSGRGDHLVLFLFTDTLEICKKRSKAFNSLKSPNTVNGLHAVKLNQGKPYKHIKLLSLSTIKKVVDIRETDECQNVFALMVRNNQELKEKLYSFTITDEEVNKCNYLRTLCRQMANTVCKADADTFLISLDSHQLEIDTSDVALGTLSKAFKSLFHNFYLEYMDPYVFLLNSMCETTLHVPIPFASRTRMKVGRAFSFNKTPSKLKRAMSTMMSPFGSTNSLTPASQQLAQMRLASCNNINELGNGGTDSPSRDEVLVAPMSVQPTRKAKCSSLSMASLRRNCSEETIQEKTNV is encoded by the exons ATGGAAGAACGCAGCGTTCACAGCAGTATCAGTGATATAAATAGTGAGGAGCCAGCTAAGACTGAAC CAATAAATTTAccgagaaaaaaaagaatatgtTTAGTGGGCTTGGCCAGCACTGATCCAGCACTAGGAACTGCTGCTCAGCAGTTTGGTGTCCCAGTTCTAAAATCAGAAACAGGAGCTGAGTATATTGACGATACTACTTATTGTACGTACTTTGTGCTCAAGCATTTTGAAGGATCTGAATATGAAATCTTACACAAAAGCCCTCAtag aaTTCTCGGGCCTACGGCTCTCCTCCAATTGGCGGACAAAAAAGAATCTTTACCGAGTATCAATAGACCGATGTACTCAAGATCAATGTTGGGAACCGTTGTAGTATTTACAGGCTTTAGAAAGAAAGATGAATTG aCCAGGCTCATCAATATGATTCACAGTATGGGTGGTAGTATTAGAAAAGAAATGGGTGCTAAAGTGACTCATTTAATAGCTAATTGTTGTGGTGGTGACAAATATAGATATGCTGTTACATTTAGGGTGCCAATAATGTCAATGAATTGGGTTGTTGCACTTTGGGATGCTAAAAATGACGCAACACGTTATGGAAACAATGACGACGTG ataaatcattttaagttAAAACCATTTTTTGGTGCACGAGTATGTTTCTTCGGATTTCCTGAAGACGAAAAGAGACATATGTGTGAAGTGTTACAGCAACAAGGTGGCGAGCCCACTGAAATTGACGATCCTGAGTGTAGTCACGTT gttGTTGATGAATCTAATGTCAATACATTACCCGACTTGACGTCAATGCGTGCTTACATTGTAAAAGCCGAGTGGTTTTGGACTTCGGTGCAAAATGAAGGCGCTGCTGATGAAAAAGAATATCTTTTTGAGGAT TATCTGGAATCAATGCTATCACCTAGTGCATCAATACGCAAAGATAGCCAACAAGCTGCGACACCAACGACAGCATCAACTAGAAGAAAACGCAAACGTCTTGCTGAAACATTGTCAAGTCTGGTGCAAAATGGTGCCGATTCGCCGGCTGTACATAAAAGAAGATCCAGCATCAGTGATGCAGGTCATCTGAGTGTTAGTGGGAGCTTCTTAGATTGCACTGCGAGTCCTGATAAGCAGATGCTAgatg ATATTCCAGAAGTAGAAGCAGTAAATACAGAAACGGCTCGTAAAAATTTATCGCCACGTCATCAAGTGTTTTTGGAATTAGTACAGACAGAATCTAATTACGTTGGCATCCTTAGCACAATAATGACC ttGTTCAAATCGCCTTTAGAGGATTACATCGAAACAAGCAacgaattattaaatagtacaGAGGCCAAAATAATATTTGGTAATTTTCCACCGATATATGAAGTTcacaaaaaaatgttagaAGAGTTACGATATAGTGCGGCACACTGGACTGAAGACATAAGTAtaggaaatatatttttaaaatatgcgCCGGATTTAATGAAAGCGTATCCGCcgtatgttaatttttttgaaaacacAAAAGAAATGTTGGAGCAGTGCGATCAAAATAAACCACGATTTCACGCATTCTTAAAGATATGTCAAACAAAACCAGAGTGTGGTAGACAGAGTTTGAAAGAATTAATGATAAAGCCTGTACAACGATTACCCAGtattagtttattattaacgGATATTCTTAAGCAcacgaataaaaataatccgGATCACAGTGCTTTAGAACTGTCAATCAGTAGTATTAAAGAGGTAATGACGTATATTAATGAGGATAAAAGAAAAACAGAAGGTCAATTAGCAATGTTTGATATCTTCAATGAAATAGACAACTGTCCGCCCCATCTAGTCTCGTCGCATCGTTCGTTTATCGGTAAATGTGAAGTTATGGAACTGAGTGAAGGTTTAAGTGGTCGTGGCGAtcatttagttttatttttattcactgaTACTCTTGAGATATGTAAAAAACGTTCTAAGGCTTTTAATTCACTCAAGAGTCCTAATACGGTCAATGGATTACATGCTGTTAAACTTAATCAGGGTAAACCATATaaacatattaaattattgtcattaaGTACCATTAAAAAAGTGGTGGACATTCGTGAAACTGAtg aaTGTCAAAATGTATTTGCCCTGATGGTTAGAAATAATCAAGAATTGAAAGAAAAGCTGTACTCGTTTACAATAACCGACGAGGaagtaaataaatgtaattatttacgGACTCTGTGCAGACAAATGGCCAATACAGTTTGTAAAGCCGATGCC gATACTTTCCTTATAAGTCTCGATTCACATCAACTTGAAATTGATACCAGTGACGTCGCACTGGGGACATTAAGTAAAGCATTTAA GAGcctatttcataatttttacctGGAGTATATGGATCCGTATGTGTTCCTACTCAATAGCATGTGTGAAACTACGTTACATGTCCCAATACC GTTTGCATCGCGTACCAGGATGAAAGTTGGCAGAGCATTCAGCTTCAATAAAACGCcgagtaaattaaaaagagcCATGTCCACGATGATGTCGCCCTTCGGATCAACAAACAGCCTTACACCAGCGAGCCAGCAACTTGCACAAATGCGTTTGGCAAgttgtaataatattaac
- the LOC123272547 gene encoding protein ECT2 isoform X1: MEERSVHSSISDINSEEPAKTEPINLPRKKRICLVGLASTDPALGTAAQQFGVPVLKSETGAEYIDDTTYCTYFVLKHFEGSEYEILHKSPHRILGPTALLQLADKKESLPSINRPMYSRSMLGTVVVFTGFRKKDELTRLINMIHSMGGSIRKEMGAKVTHLIANCCGGDKYRYAVTFRVPIMSMNWVVALWDAKNDATRYGNNDDVINHFKLKPFFGARVCFFGFPEDEKRHMCEVLQQQGGEPTEIDDPECSHVIIDINRDYLIEDYHLKLQKKLSSDSDENSPPCHNKTFTYYDSQSFKLHSIGPNDDDCESINSRINSVSSLMTLDSVNFDKYQDSAISLDFNSRSDSPGFVDELDFQSESIRASSPSKSPSLAYRVKNSPSLINDRQLIATSDLRASVRRYVKWKKFKSCFSLPQMTMNQSRFSKTQSFNESFKKYPEENLTIEDKAKTFHVNRQSSLQTHYNKYNYRRDSLLTSLQDITLGPSFKHTMHINNNICNDLNLNTDTYKVNLIKNKRSLSCGLLSTQIKKTKLSSSASNLFEHSEGCNSIDNIPDDCNTDSLREKYTEQEDRPFRMVVDESNVNTLPDLTSMRAYIVKAEWFWTSVQNEGAADEKEYLFEDYLESMLSPSASIRKDSQQAATPTTASTRRKRKRLAETLSSLVQNGADSPAVHKRRSSISDAGHLSVSGSFLDCTASPDKQMLDDIPEVEAVNTETARKNLSPRHQVFLELVQTESNYVGILSTIMTLFKSPLEDYIETSNELLNSTEAKIIFGNFPPIYEVHKKMLEELRYSAAHWTEDISIGNIFLKYAPDLMKAYPPYVNFFENTKEMLEQCDQNKPRFHAFLKICQTKPECGRQSLKELMIKPVQRLPSISLLLTDILKHTNKNNPDHSALELSISSIKEVMTYINEDKRKTEGQLAMFDIFNEIDNCPPHLVSSHRSFIGKCEVMELSEGLSGRGDHLVLFLFTDTLEICKKRSKAFNSLKSPNTVNGLHAVKLNQGKPYKHIKLLSLSTIKKVVDIRETDECQNVFALMVRNNQELKEKLYSFTITDEEVNKCNYLRTLCRQMANTVCKADADTFLISLDSHQLEIDTSDVALGTLSKAFKSLFHNFYLEYMDPYVFLLNSMCETTLHVPIPFASRTRMKVGRAFSFNKTPSKLKRAMSTMMSPFGSTNSLTPASQQLAQMRLASCNNINELGNGGTDSPSRDEVLVAPMSVQPTRKAKCSSLSMASLRRNCSEETIQEKTNV; encoded by the exons ATGGAAGAACGCAGCGTTCACAGCAGTATCAGTGATATAAATAGTGAGGAGCCAGCTAAGACTGAAC CAATAAATTTAccgagaaaaaaaagaatatgtTTAGTGGGCTTGGCCAGCACTGATCCAGCACTAGGAACTGCTGCTCAGCAGTTTGGTGTCCCAGTTCTAAAATCAGAAACAGGAGCTGAGTATATTGACGATACTACTTATTGTACGTACTTTGTGCTCAAGCATTTTGAAGGATCTGAATATGAAATCTTACACAAAAGCCCTCAtag aaTTCTCGGGCCTACGGCTCTCCTCCAATTGGCGGACAAAAAAGAATCTTTACCGAGTATCAATAGACCGATGTACTCAAGATCAATGTTGGGAACCGTTGTAGTATTTACAGGCTTTAGAAAGAAAGATGAATTG aCCAGGCTCATCAATATGATTCACAGTATGGGTGGTAGTATTAGAAAAGAAATGGGTGCTAAAGTGACTCATTTAATAGCTAATTGTTGTGGTGGTGACAAATATAGATATGCTGTTACATTTAGGGTGCCAATAATGTCAATGAATTGGGTTGTTGCACTTTGGGATGCTAAAAATGACGCAACACGTTATGGAAACAATGACGACGTG ataaatcattttaagttAAAACCATTTTTTGGTGCACGAGTATGTTTCTTCGGATTTCCTGAAGACGAAAAGAGACATATGTGTGAAGTGTTACAGCAACAAGGTGGCGAGCCCACTGAAATTGACGATCCTGAGTGTAGTCACGTT ATCATCGACATAAACAGGGACTATCTCATCGAGGACTATCACctaaaacttcaaaaaaaattgagctcTGACTCAGATGAAAATTCACCTCCTTGTCACAATAAAACATTCACTTATTACGATTCACAATCCTTTAAATTGCACTCTATAGGTCCCAATGATGATGATTGCGAGTCTATTAACAGTAGAATTAATAGCGTCAGCTCACTGATGACATTAGACTCTGTTAATTTCGATAAATATCAAGACTCAGCAATATCTCTTGATTTTAACTCTCGATCTGATTCTCCCGGTTTTGTTGACGAGCTTGATTTCCAAAGCGAATCAATCCGCGCCTCTTCACCATCAAAATCTCCCTCGCTTGCCTATAGAGTTAAAAATTCACcgtctttaataaatgatcgGCAATTAATAGCTACTAGTGATCTTAGAGCTTCAGTCAGACGTTACGTTAAATGgaagaaatttaaatcatGTTTTTCACTCCCGCAAATGACGATGAATCAATCGCGATTCTCTAAAACTCAATCATTCAACGAatcgtttaaaaaatatcccgAAGAGAATTTAACAATCGAGGATAAAGCCAAAACATTCCACGTTAATCGCCAGTCTTCATTACAAActcattataataaatataattatcgtAGAGATTCATTATTAACTTCACTGCAAGACATTACACTCGGTCCATCATTTAAACACACAATgcacataaataataatatttgcaatgatttaaatttaaacactgACACATATAAAGTCaatctaattaaaaacaaacgaTCGTTATCATGTGGCTTGCTTTCTacgcaaattaaaaaaactaaattatcatCATCGGCTTCTAATTTATTCGAACATTCTGAGGGCTGTAATTCCATTGATAACATACCAGATGACTGTAATACTGATTCACTGAGAGAGAAATACACCGAGCAGGAGGATCGCCCGTTTAGGATg gttGTTGATGAATCTAATGTCAATACATTACCCGACTTGACGTCAATGCGTGCTTACATTGTAAAAGCCGAGTGGTTTTGGACTTCGGTGCAAAATGAAGGCGCTGCTGATGAAAAAGAATATCTTTTTGAGGAT TATCTGGAATCAATGCTATCACCTAGTGCATCAATACGCAAAGATAGCCAACAAGCTGCGACACCAACGACAGCATCAACTAGAAGAAAACGCAAACGTCTTGCTGAAACATTGTCAAGTCTGGTGCAAAATGGTGCCGATTCGCCGGCTGTACATAAAAGAAGATCCAGCATCAGTGATGCAGGTCATCTGAGTGTTAGTGGGAGCTTCTTAGATTGCACTGCGAGTCCTGATAAGCAGATGCTAgatg ATATTCCAGAAGTAGAAGCAGTAAATACAGAAACGGCTCGTAAAAATTTATCGCCACGTCATCAAGTGTTTTTGGAATTAGTACAGACAGAATCTAATTACGTTGGCATCCTTAGCACAATAATGACC ttGTTCAAATCGCCTTTAGAGGATTACATCGAAACAAGCAacgaattattaaatagtacaGAGGCCAAAATAATATTTGGTAATTTTCCACCGATATATGAAGTTcacaaaaaaatgttagaAGAGTTACGATATAGTGCGGCACACTGGACTGAAGACATAAGTAtaggaaatatatttttaaaatatgcgCCGGATTTAATGAAAGCGTATCCGCcgtatgttaatttttttgaaaacacAAAAGAAATGTTGGAGCAGTGCGATCAAAATAAACCACGATTTCACGCATTCTTAAAGATATGTCAAACAAAACCAGAGTGTGGTAGACAGAGTTTGAAAGAATTAATGATAAAGCCTGTACAACGATTACCCAGtattagtttattattaacgGATATTCTTAAGCAcacgaataaaaataatccgGATCACAGTGCTTTAGAACTGTCAATCAGTAGTATTAAAGAGGTAATGACGTATATTAATGAGGATAAAAGAAAAACAGAAGGTCAATTAGCAATGTTTGATATCTTCAATGAAATAGACAACTGTCCGCCCCATCTAGTCTCGTCGCATCGTTCGTTTATCGGTAAATGTGAAGTTATGGAACTGAGTGAAGGTTTAAGTGGTCGTGGCGAtcatttagttttatttttattcactgaTACTCTTGAGATATGTAAAAAACGTTCTAAGGCTTTTAATTCACTCAAGAGTCCTAATACGGTCAATGGATTACATGCTGTTAAACTTAATCAGGGTAAACCATATaaacatattaaattattgtcattaaGTACCATTAAAAAAGTGGTGGACATTCGTGAAACTGAtg aaTGTCAAAATGTATTTGCCCTGATGGTTAGAAATAATCAAGAATTGAAAGAAAAGCTGTACTCGTTTACAATAACCGACGAGGaagtaaataaatgtaattatttacgGACTCTGTGCAGACAAATGGCCAATACAGTTTGTAAAGCCGATGCC gATACTTTCCTTATAAGTCTCGATTCACATCAACTTGAAATTGATACCAGTGACGTCGCACTGGGGACATTAAGTAAAGCATTTAA GAGcctatttcataatttttacctGGAGTATATGGATCCGTATGTGTTCCTACTCAATAGCATGTGTGAAACTACGTTACATGTCCCAATACC GTTTGCATCGCGTACCAGGATGAAAGTTGGCAGAGCATTCAGCTTCAATAAAACGCcgagtaaattaaaaagagcCATGTCCACGATGATGTCGCCCTTCGGATCAACAAACAGCCTTACACCAGCGAGCCAGCAACTTGCACAAATGCGTTTGGCAAgttgtaataatattaac
- the LOC123272547 gene encoding protein ECT2 isoform X5, translated as MEERSVHSSISDINSEEPAKTEPINLPRKKRICLVGLASTDPALGTAAQQFGVPVLKSETGAEYIDDTTYCTYFVLKHFEGSEYEILHKSPHRILGPTALLQLADKKESLPSINRPMYSRSMLGTVVVFTGFRKKDELTRLINMIHSMGGSIRKEMGAKVTHLIANCCGGDKYRYAVTFRVPIMSMNWVVALWDAKNDATRYGNNDDVINHFKLKPFFGARVCFFGFPEDEKRHMCEVLQQQGGEPTEIDDPECSHVIIDINRDYLIEDYHLKLQKKLSSDSDENSPPCHNKTFTYYDSQSFKLHSIGPNDDDCESINSRINSVSSLMTLDSVNFDKYQDSAISLDFNSRSDSPGFVDELDFQSESIRASSPSKSPSLAYRVKNSPSLINDRQLIATSDLRASVRRYVKWKKFKSCFSLPQMTMNQSRFSKTQSFNESFKKYPEENLTIEDKAKTFHVNRQSSLQTHYNKYNYRRDSLLTSLQDITLGPSFKHTMHINNNICNDLNLNTDTYKVNLIKNKRSLSCGLLSTQIKKTKLSSSASNLFEHSEGCNSIDNIPDDCNTDSLREKYTEQEDRPFRMVVDESNVNTLPDLTSMRAYIVKAEWFWTSVQNEGAADEKEYLFEDYLESMLSPSASIRKDSQQAATPTTASTRRKRKRLAETLSSLVQNGADSPAVHKRRSSISDAGHLSVSGSFLDCTASPDKQMLDDIPEVEAVNTETARKNLSPRHQVFLELVQTESNYVGILSTIMTLFKSPLEDYIETSNELLNSTEAKIIFGNFPPIYEVHKKMLEELRYSAAHWTEDISIGNIFLKYAPDLMKAYPPYVNFFENTKEMLEQCDQNKPRFHAFLKICQTKPECGRQSLKELMIKPVQRLPSISLLLTDILKHTNKNNPDHSALELSISSIKEVMTYINEDKRKTEGQLAMFDIFNEIDNCPPHLVSSHRSFIGKCEVMELSEGLSGRGDHLVLFLFTDTLEICKKRSKAFNSLKSPNTVNGLHAVKLNQGKPYKHIKLLSLSTIKKVVDIRETDECQNVFALMVRNNQELKEKLYSFTITDEEVNKCNYLRTLCRQMANTVCKADADTFLISLDSHQLEIDTSDVALGTLSKAFKSLFHNFYLEYMDPYVFLLNSMCETTLHVPIPFASRTRMKVGRAFSFNKTPSKLKRAMSTMMSPFGSTNSLTPASQQLAQMRLASCNNINYQDKYRQVTRTGQWWYRFAV; from the exons ATGGAAGAACGCAGCGTTCACAGCAGTATCAGTGATATAAATAGTGAGGAGCCAGCTAAGACTGAAC CAATAAATTTAccgagaaaaaaaagaatatgtTTAGTGGGCTTGGCCAGCACTGATCCAGCACTAGGAACTGCTGCTCAGCAGTTTGGTGTCCCAGTTCTAAAATCAGAAACAGGAGCTGAGTATATTGACGATACTACTTATTGTACGTACTTTGTGCTCAAGCATTTTGAAGGATCTGAATATGAAATCTTACACAAAAGCCCTCAtag aaTTCTCGGGCCTACGGCTCTCCTCCAATTGGCGGACAAAAAAGAATCTTTACCGAGTATCAATAGACCGATGTACTCAAGATCAATGTTGGGAACCGTTGTAGTATTTACAGGCTTTAGAAAGAAAGATGAATTG aCCAGGCTCATCAATATGATTCACAGTATGGGTGGTAGTATTAGAAAAGAAATGGGTGCTAAAGTGACTCATTTAATAGCTAATTGTTGTGGTGGTGACAAATATAGATATGCTGTTACATTTAGGGTGCCAATAATGTCAATGAATTGGGTTGTTGCACTTTGGGATGCTAAAAATGACGCAACACGTTATGGAAACAATGACGACGTG ataaatcattttaagttAAAACCATTTTTTGGTGCACGAGTATGTTTCTTCGGATTTCCTGAAGACGAAAAGAGACATATGTGTGAAGTGTTACAGCAACAAGGTGGCGAGCCCACTGAAATTGACGATCCTGAGTGTAGTCACGTT ATCATCGACATAAACAGGGACTATCTCATCGAGGACTATCACctaaaacttcaaaaaaaattgagctcTGACTCAGATGAAAATTCACCTCCTTGTCACAATAAAACATTCACTTATTACGATTCACAATCCTTTAAATTGCACTCTATAGGTCCCAATGATGATGATTGCGAGTCTATTAACAGTAGAATTAATAGCGTCAGCTCACTGATGACATTAGACTCTGTTAATTTCGATAAATATCAAGACTCAGCAATATCTCTTGATTTTAACTCTCGATCTGATTCTCCCGGTTTTGTTGACGAGCTTGATTTCCAAAGCGAATCAATCCGCGCCTCTTCACCATCAAAATCTCCCTCGCTTGCCTATAGAGTTAAAAATTCACcgtctttaataaatgatcgGCAATTAATAGCTACTAGTGATCTTAGAGCTTCAGTCAGACGTTACGTTAAATGgaagaaatttaaatcatGTTTTTCACTCCCGCAAATGACGATGAATCAATCGCGATTCTCTAAAACTCAATCATTCAACGAatcgtttaaaaaatatcccgAAGAGAATTTAACAATCGAGGATAAAGCCAAAACATTCCACGTTAATCGCCAGTCTTCATTACAAActcattataataaatataattatcgtAGAGATTCATTATTAACTTCACTGCAAGACATTACACTCGGTCCATCATTTAAACACACAATgcacataaataataatatttgcaatgatttaaatttaaacactgACACATATAAAGTCaatctaattaaaaacaaacgaTCGTTATCATGTGGCTTGCTTTCTacgcaaattaaaaaaactaaattatcatCATCGGCTTCTAATTTATTCGAACATTCTGAGGGCTGTAATTCCATTGATAACATACCAGATGACTGTAATACTGATTCACTGAGAGAGAAATACACCGAGCAGGAGGATCGCCCGTTTAGGATg gttGTTGATGAATCTAATGTCAATACATTACCCGACTTGACGTCAATGCGTGCTTACATTGTAAAAGCCGAGTGGTTTTGGACTTCGGTGCAAAATGAAGGCGCTGCTGATGAAAAAGAATATCTTTTTGAGGAT TATCTGGAATCAATGCTATCACCTAGTGCATCAATACGCAAAGATAGCCAACAAGCTGCGACACCAACGACAGCATCAACTAGAAGAAAACGCAAACGTCTTGCTGAAACATTGTCAAGTCTGGTGCAAAATGGTGCCGATTCGCCGGCTGTACATAAAAGAAGATCCAGCATCAGTGATGCAGGTCATCTGAGTGTTAGTGGGAGCTTCTTAGATTGCACTGCGAGTCCTGATAAGCAGATGCTAgatg ATATTCCAGAAGTAGAAGCAGTAAATACAGAAACGGCTCGTAAAAATTTATCGCCACGTCATCAAGTGTTTTTGGAATTAGTACAGACAGAATCTAATTACGTTGGCATCCTTAGCACAATAATGACC ttGTTCAAATCGCCTTTAGAGGATTACATCGAAACAAGCAacgaattattaaatagtacaGAGGCCAAAATAATATTTGGTAATTTTCCACCGATATATGAAGTTcacaaaaaaatgttagaAGAGTTACGATATAGTGCGGCACACTGGACTGAAGACATAAGTAtaggaaatatatttttaaaatatgcgCCGGATTTAATGAAAGCGTATCCGCcgtatgttaatttttttgaaaacacAAAAGAAATGTTGGAGCAGTGCGATCAAAATAAACCACGATTTCACGCATTCTTAAAGATATGTCAAACAAAACCAGAGTGTGGTAGACAGAGTTTGAAAGAATTAATGATAAAGCCTGTACAACGATTACCCAGtattagtttattattaacgGATATTCTTAAGCAcacgaataaaaataatccgGATCACAGTGCTTTAGAACTGTCAATCAGTAGTATTAAAGAGGTAATGACGTATATTAATGAGGATAAAAGAAAAACAGAAGGTCAATTAGCAATGTTTGATATCTTCAATGAAATAGACAACTGTCCGCCCCATCTAGTCTCGTCGCATCGTTCGTTTATCGGTAAATGTGAAGTTATGGAACTGAGTGAAGGTTTAAGTGGTCGTGGCGAtcatttagttttatttttattcactgaTACTCTTGAGATATGTAAAAAACGTTCTAAGGCTTTTAATTCACTCAAGAGTCCTAATACGGTCAATGGATTACATGCTGTTAAACTTAATCAGGGTAAACCATATaaacatattaaattattgtcattaaGTACCATTAAAAAAGTGGTGGACATTCGTGAAACTGAtg aaTGTCAAAATGTATTTGCCCTGATGGTTAGAAATAATCAAGAATTGAAAGAAAAGCTGTACTCGTTTACAATAACCGACGAGGaagtaaataaatgtaattatttacgGACTCTGTGCAGACAAATGGCCAATACAGTTTGTAAAGCCGATGCC gATACTTTCCTTATAAGTCTCGATTCACATCAACTTGAAATTGATACCAGTGACGTCGCACTGGGGACATTAAGTAAAGCATTTAA GAGcctatttcataatttttacctGGAGTATATGGATCCGTATGTGTTCCTACTCAATAGCATGTGTGAAACTACGTTACATGTCCCAATACC GTTTGCATCGCGTACCAGGATGAAAGTTGGCAGAGCATTCAGCTTCAATAAAACGCcgagtaaattaaaaagagcCATGTCCACGATGATGTCGCCCTTCGGATCAACAAACAGCCTTACACCAGCGAGCCAGCAACTTGCACAAATGCGTTTGGCAAgttgtaataatattaac TATCAGGATAAATATCGCCAAGTTACAA